The DNA segment TCGTCACAGATGATATGGAGTTCTTTCTCTTCCCCTCCCCATATAGGTATTTGAGAGAGCAACGATAAATGACAACTCCCGCAAAAAGGACATTTTATTTTAAGACTCATAGTTTATCCTTAACCAAGTTCACTCCAGTGTTGGTATCAGAACGTTTCGAAAAACGCACAACATGCTTTAGCAGTTGCCTAACATCGTCATTCAACATAAATAAACAAGGCAAAAGGAATAGGGATATCAAGGTTCCGAAAACAACCCCCCACGCCATCGCCATAACCATAGGTGCAACAAAAGGGTTATAACCACCCAGTCCGTATGCTGTTGGTAAGAGCCCCACCAACGTCGTTAATGATGTAATCAATATTGGTCTAAAGCGTTTTGAGGCCAGATCTGCAACCAGTTTTGGTTCTCCATAGCTTTCCACCTTATTCAAGGTAAATATCATGACTACAGCATCATTAACTAGCACACCAACAAGCCCTAATACACCTATAAGAGCTAGGAAACTTAAAGGTAACCCTTGAACTGCGAATGTGGCAAGGACACCCATAATTGAAAAGGGTATAACCGCCAACACAAGCAAGGGTTGGCTGTATGAGTTGAATAACACAACAAGAACTAAAAGTATCATCATTAAACTTCCGGCAAATGCGATGCTCAATTCTGTGTAACTTTCTTGCTGTTGCTCTAATTCTCCACCTTGATAAAAAGCAAGATCAGGGTAATTAACGTGCCAGTTTTGGGCAGATATATAATCCCCAAGAGCTTTATTTACCTCAAGAACGTCCGTTTTGCTTCTGTCAATTTCTCCATATACAGTTAACGTTCTCCTACCATTAAAGTGTTTTAGATCCGCTTCCCCAGGACGCAATACGAAATCTGCTATCGAGCTTAACGCAATAGTCTGTCCTTCATGGTTAACCACATAAAAATCTTGTAAAACACTTATTTTTTCTCTATCAGTTGATGGTAGTCTTAAACGGTAATAAACTCTTTCAGATGCTAATTGCTGTTCAGATATAAGTAAACCATCGAGCGCTACTCTCACCGCATCAGCAACCTGCTTCACACTCAACCCATAAGCAGCAAGTTTGTGATCGTAAAACTGTAGATCTAATATAGCTTTACCCGTTTTACTGCTGTCCCAAACATTTGTAATTCCAGGAACCGTTTGAAGGTAATCTATTAACTCTTTCGCGACAAATTGCTTTTCCATTCCGTCTGACATAATTTCAAGCTCTATTGGCTTACCCATTACTGGCGTATCTTTTAAAGGCTCAACCCTTAGTAATTGATAACCTTCTAACTCTCCAGCTAATGATTGTATCTGAGCCAACGTTATGCGCTGATCTTGTAAAACCTGATTCTGTGGTTTTAGATAAATAGTGAGTAATGCCCATGCTTGATTTCGTCCAAATGACCCACCATAAAGATCTGTATCATGATGACCGACTTGACTCACAATGTTTAACAAATCACTTTCAGGCACATTTTTTCTGATTAATGCCTCTAATTCTGTGACTTTATTGATTGTTTCATCGAAAGGGCTGCCACTTGGTAGTTCAATCGATACATTAATCGTATCTACCGCAGTTTCTGGATAAAGTTGAAATCGAACTGACGTAGCACTGACTATAGTTATTCCAACAAAAATTGTTACAATGCCCAATGTCGCAATTTTTCTTCTTACTAGTAACCACAGAATAATTTGACGATAGACATCTCGAAGTTTATTTAGCCAGCGTCTTGGTGAAGGTTTGAATGAACTGTGAGCCAAATGTGCAGGGAGCAAAAACTTACTTTCCAGTAGAGAAGCCGAAAGAGTTAACATTACGACGACAGGAATCGCAGCGATAAACTTTCCCTCTAATCCACCCAAGAAAAATATTGGAAAAAAAGCCAACATAGTGGTCAGTACACTTACAAATACAGGTGCGGTAATATCTCTTGTGCCCATTATCGCAGCCTTGATCGGATCAAGACCTTGTTCTTTACGAACCTGAATAGCCTCTCCAGTAACAATTGCATCGTCGACCAACATACCCAACACAAGAATAATAGACATTAGTGTTAAGCTATTTACGGACAAACCAAGCCAAAGCATTGCGCAAAAGGTCAGTAATATAGAAAATGGAAGTCCAACGCTAACCCAAAAAGCCATGTGTCTACCAAGAAATAACCATAGAATGACAAACACAGAAACAAGCCCTATTACGGCATTACTGTATAACGTGTCTAGCATATCACTGGTAAACCTAGAAACATCATTAACAAATTTAAGCTCTAAACCAGGTCTAATCGGACTGTTTTCAATTAATTGGCGAATGTTTGAAATAGTTTTCAGTTCATCTGCGCTGCTTTTTTTCTTTATTAGCAATGCTATACTTAACTGACCATCAGTCCGCACCTGAACATCCCACTTCTCGTACGACGGCAAAATTTGAGCTACATCTCTTAAACGAACTTCATTCCCTGGGCTGCTACTACGAATAATAACTTCACCCACCTCACCGGGATTTTTAAACTGTCCTATACTTAAAACTTTTTTTTCACCCGCAAACGACGCGACAGAGCCACCACTATCTCTCACATTTCTCAACGAAAATGCTTGTTCAATTTCTGCAAAGCCTATTCCTAATTGCCATAACTTTTTCTGATCCAATTCAATGCTTATCTCAGGGCGGCGGTATCCTACACGTTCAACTCCAACCACATCAGGTAGCGAACGAAGCTTTTGTTGCCAATGTCTAGCTTGTTGACGTAATACCGATTCAGACACATTCCCGGTTAAGTGAAGCTCAGCAACAGCAAGGTTATCGGTGGATAACTCTTCTACAAGAGGCTTTTCGATAAGGTCTGATGGCAACCTAGATTGTGCTCTGTCTACCGCTTTCTGAATATCTACAATCAGTTTCGATGTTTCACTCTCAGAGTCTAACGTAAGCGTCAGCAAAGAAAGATTCTCCATACTACGAGATACTATTTTCTTTACACCTCTTACTTTCAATAGCTCCTCTTCAAGGGGTGCCGAAATGGATAATTCTACTTCTTCCGGACCAGCCCCTGCTTTGGTTGTCGTGACCTTAACGATACCCATATCAATTTTGGGTACAACTTCATATTGCAGTCCCTGTAGGCTCAGCAACCCCATGATAACCACTAAAACCATGACCAAATTGCCTAATTTCGGTCGCTCGATAAAGAGCGACAGCAATGAACCTAAAGTTACTTTACTTTTACTGTTCATGCCCCCCCCTTATCGTCACTAAACTACCATTTACCAAAGTACCAGCACCTGTAACTGCTACAATATCATTGCTCTTTAAACCTGAAGTAACATGGATTCTTTCATTTAAATTGTATTTCAGTTCTACTGGTTGACGAATAGCGACTGAGTCTTTAATCAAAAACACTACATACTCCCCTTTATCTACAACTAATGCAGATTCTGGAACTATAAGTTGTCTTTTCAATGGGATGGTCTTAAGTTCAACTTCTACCCCCATCCCAGCTTTATATTCACGCTGACTATTGCTAATAAGTAACTTCACCTCATAGTTGCCAGTCTTAACATCAGAATGTGACGCTATAGATACCACTTCAGCGATAGAAGCCCCAACGATAGTCTTAATAACTGCGGAGTTTCCAAGTTTAATCAGAGGCAACATTTTTTCACCAACAAAAACAGATACCTTCATACTTTCATCAACCTCGACCTCAAGCAACGATGTGTAAGCAATAGCATTTTCGTTTGGATCGACTTTTCGTCGGCTAATTGTTCCTTCTACCGGGCTAACTAGCTCTCGTCGAACAAGGTCTCTATCAATCAAATCACGCTCACTTTTTATAGCTGAAACGAAAAAACGACTTGAATCGAATTCAGCTTGCGCGTTATCCAATTGCTGCTGCGAAACAGAGTTATTATTTTTGAGTTCTCGCATACGGAGTAAGTTTTTTTCAGCTTTAACGAACTGACTCTTTGCTTGAGCCAATGTATGACGAAGCTGACTTTTTTTAAGTTCAATCTTAGAAAGATCAAAATGCAAAAGTGTCTGTCCAACTTTTACTCTATCACCCTCCTCTACCAGTACAGACTGAATAGGTGCAGAGAAATCAACGTTAATGGATACAGAAGAGACGGGTTCAAGCACCCCGTAAAGAGAAAGAGTTGCTTGTGTTTGAGTTGGCACTACCATTAAAGTTTCTACCGAGATCGCGCTAGTTTTAACCTCATTTGATGAAGTCGATTCAATACCTTCTTTACATGCAGTTAATAAAAGTAACGTTATTAAGCTAATATGAAGTTGCTTCATAATTTTCCTTCATGGAGACTAAAGCAGATAATTTTGCATAAACTTCGCCAGTTCTCTCTACATTGGATGGGGTCATCAAGCAAATACCAATGAATCATTGAACCACCAAAATGAGCGTCTAGAATTTGGACAACTGTCGAAACTTGGCTCTTTGTAAGTGATGGGAATTGATTACTTACCACCTCTGCATAACGATCTAAGCTACTTTTGGTTAACTGTGTCACGCCTTTCTTAAACTCAGGTTCAAACATAGCTTGCTGAATAAACACCATCAGCGCTTTTAACTCAACTGGCCGTTGTTCCATAGCATTAAAAGTCAAATCACCAATAAAAGATAAATACTCTTCCAGTGAATTAAACTGCATATGATCATTTCCCAAGTTCAAAAACCCGTCAACAAGTGTTTGAAATGCCGAAATTTTTAACGTATTTAAACTATCAAAATGATGATAAAGCCCGCCTTTACTTGTATTGGCTTTCTTGCTTAATGCACTGGTGGTTAATTTTTCTATACCAGAAGTCCCAACGATTTCAATCGTCGCTTCTATAAGCGTTTTTTTCATTTTCTCAGCAGCTAACTGTTTTTTATTCACATCAAGCACTCCTATTCCTATTTCAATAGGATAACGCATACCGACCGTTCGTTCAACATTGAAAAATGCATTGATTGTAATAAGATTTCGATATTGTTCAGGCTAAGGCTTTTAAAATGAAATTAAATACCTTCACGGAACACAGTAAGCCTGTATCACTCCCTCTGGGAAGCCGATAGTGATGCAGGTATAGGAGATTGGAATAAGCGAAGGCTGCATTGTAACGATGCAGATACAAACTTGTGTCTGGCCACGAAAGTAAGCCCACTTCCGATTGGTCTCCCGTTGTAAGTGAATTCGAAGATCTTTTTTGTCTAAGATTGTATTCAAAGTCTAGCAATCTGATGATTGCTAGACGGGCTCTAGGTTATGCCTAAAAATGTTTAACAAAGAATTTGAGAAATAGAAAATTGAAAAAAAAATTATTTAAAAAGGACAGACACTTTAACTTCGAGCATACGTCCTTTGCTAATCTCTGTAACTCGTAGTTGGACGTGCGACGTGAAGTCGTATGAAGCGCTGTTCACCGCTCAATGAGTGAACCATCTGTGTCACCCAATGAGTGTTGTAAGTCTCTGGGTTAAATTGACGATTTAGCAAGTTCGGAGCATATCTCTTTTCTTGTCCTGCATCTGGATAGTAGTGTTTCTTTTTCGGATAACGAACATAAATATTTTGCTCTTTCATTAACTTGGCAACTTTATATAGACTTACTGTCACCCCTTTATCTACGAGCTCTTCCTTAATCCTACGTTTACCATAAGTGTAGTTTGATTCGCTTGATATTACTCGGATCTGGTGACGGAGCTGAATATTACATAGTTTATTGATCTTTTTGTAATAAAAATCACTCAATGTCACCTTAAGTGTTTTACATAATTCAGAGACAGTATAGTTCGGATACGCTTTCTTCATCTGCCTGACGACATCCAGTTTTAGTGGTCTCGTATAAACAAAGCGCTGGCTTTTTTTAATATATCGATGTCTCGGTTCGCCCTATCTAACTGTTTTTCCAGCTCCTGTATTCGTTGCTGCTCAGGTGTTATTGCTTTTTGATTATGGGGTGTAATACCAAGCTTTTCTGCTTAGTATTGTCTTTTCCATCGAACCACGGCGGAAGAACATGCTCCTGATATTTCCTGTATCTGCTGATTAGAGTATCCATTTTCCACCATCATTTTTGCGTATTCGAGTTTTTGCTGCTCTGAGATAATTACTCGTTCTTTTCGTTTCATAATTTAGCTTCATTTATAATGTGATTATAAGGCTTAATTAGTCTCCAAGATCATCGTACCATTACAAACAAGCGCTGCACCCATTAGCGTTAGAGCCCGTATCGGAAAGCCTTGCAGACCCTAACAGTTATTGTTTTCGACCAAAACGTAGTACGGCTGATGCTATCGGGCAGTGTTTTATCTGCCTGAGTCAAAAGCGTTCCGCACAATGGGTTCTTGAAGGGGACATCAAAGCCTGTTTCGACAAAATCGGGCATCAATGGCTGATGGACAATGTTGCCGTTGATAAGCGTATGTTGGGACAATGGCTAAAGTCTGGCTTTGTAGACAAAGGGCTGTTCTATGACACCAATGAAGGCACGCCTCAAGGTGGGATTATATCCCCAGCCTTGATGTTAATGACGCTCTCTGGTCTCGAACAACAAATTAAGTCTACCGCTCTCAAAAAGGAAGCAAGAGCCAACTTTATTAGATACACCGACGATTTCGTCGTCACTTGCGCTTCAAAGGAAGTGCTTGAGAACGATATCAAACCGTTGATTGTTGACTTCTTAGCGGAAAGAGGCTTAACACTCTCCGAAGAGAAAACGCACATCACTCACATCAACGATGGCTTTGATTTCCTAGGTTTTAATCATAGGAAGTACAAAGGGAAATTGCTCATTAAGCCGAGTAAATCCAACAAAGCCTAAAACTTGGATCGCCCTAAAATACTTCTTCAACCGCAAAGGCCAATGGCAGTTTCACGGTTGGCAGAAGATCATGGATATGGATTGCCAATTTAATCTGTTCCAAATAGCTAAAGTGCCAATAGAAAGACATGTAAAAATCCGAAGTGCAGTGACACCATTTGACCCTCAATACCAAGAATACTTGGCAAAGAGAAAGTCCAAAAGGCTAACCCGTAACTCTTGGAAAGAGCCTGTCCCGACTGCGTTATAAGTTGCTGGGTATCATTTGATGCCTTTGTGGAGGCTTGAGCCTAGTGCAGTGAACGTTGCACGCTGGGTTCTTAGGGAGACGGCACTTAGTAACAAGTGTCGTCCACCCGATATAAGCTCGTTAGAGTAAACCACCCAGAACTCGTTCTTCGGATAACTTTTCGTATCCAAAAATGTGAAAGACCATCGTTATCGGCGGTGGTCGATTTGCGTGGAATTGGACAATTTTTTTCACTATGCGATCATTTTAACGAAATTAACTACGCAAATA comes from the Vibrio sp. DW001 genome and includes:
- a CDS encoding efflux RND transporter permease subunit, encoding MNSKSKVTLGSLLSLFIERPKLGNLVMVLVVIMGLLSLQGLQYEVVPKIDMGIVKVTTTKAGAGPEEVELSISAPLEEELLKVRGVKKIVSRSMENLSLLTLTLDSESETSKLIVDIQKAVDRAQSRLPSDLIEKPLVEELSTDNLAVAELHLTGNVSESVLRQQARHWQQKLRSLPDVVGVERVGYRRPEISIELDQKKLWQLGIGFAEIEQAFSLRNVRDSGGSVASFAGEKKVLSIGQFKNPGEVGEVIIRSSSPGNEVRLRDVAQILPSYEKWDVQVRTDGQLSIALLIKKKSSADELKTISNIRQLIENSPIRPGLELKFVNDVSRFTSDMLDTLYSNAVIGLVSVFVILWLFLGRHMAFWVSVGLPFSILLTFCAMLWLGLSVNSLTLMSIILVLGMLVDDAIVTGEAIQVRKEQGLDPIKAAIMGTRDITAPVFVSVLTTMLAFFPIFFLGGLEGKFIAAIPVVVMLTLSASLLESKFLLPAHLAHSSFKPSPRRWLNKLRDVYRQIILWLLVRRKIATLGIVTIFVGITIVSATSVRFQLYPETAVDTINVSIELPSGSPFDETINKVTELEALIRKNVPESDLLNIVSQVGHHDTDLYGGSFGRNQAWALLTIYLKPQNQVLQDQRITLAQIQSLAGELEGYQLLRVEPLKDTPVMGKPIELEIMSDGMEKQFVAKELIDYLQTVPGITNVWDSSKTGKAILDLQFYDHKLAAYGLSVKQVADAVRVALDGLLISEQQLASERVYYRLRLPSTDREKISVLQDFYVVNHEGQTIALSSIADFVLRPGEADLKHFNGRRTLTVYGEIDRSKTDVLEVNKALGDYISAQNWHVNYPDLAFYQGGELEQQQESYTELSIAFAGSLMMILLVLVVLFNSYSQPLLVLAVIPFSIMGVLATFAVQGLPLSFLALIGVLGLVGVLVNDAVVMIFTLNKVESYGEPKLVADLASKRFRPILITSLTTLVGLLPTAYGLGGYNPFVAPMVMAMAWGVVFGTLISLFLLPCLFMLNDDVRQLLKHVVRFSKRSDTNTGVNLVKDKL
- a CDS encoding efflux RND transporter periplasmic adaptor subunit yields the protein MKQLHISLITLLLLTACKEGIESTSSNEVKTSAISVETLMVVPTQTQATLSLYGVLEPVSSVSINVDFSAPIQSVLVEEGDRVKVGQTLLHFDLSKIELKKSQLRHTLAQAKSQFVKAEKNLLRMRELKNNNSVSQQQLDNAQAEFDSSRFFVSAIKSERDLIDRDLVRRELVSPVEGTISRRKVDPNENAIAYTSLLEVEVDESMKVSVFVGEKMLPLIKLGNSAVIKTIVGASIAEVVSIASHSDVKTGNYEVKLLISNSQREYKAGMGVEVELKTIPLKRQLIVPESALVVDKGEYVVFLIKDSVAIRQPVELKYNLNERIHVTSGLKSNDIVAVTGAGTLVNGSLVTIRGGHEQ
- a CDS encoding TetR/AcrR family transcriptional regulator produces the protein MRYPIEIGIGVLDVNKKQLAAEKMKKTLIEATIEIVGTSGIEKLTTSALSKKANTSKGGLYHHFDSLNTLKISAFQTLVDGFLNLGNDHMQFNSLEEYLSFIGDLTFNAMEQRPVELKALMVFIQQAMFEPEFKKGVTQLTKSSLDRYAEVVSNQFPSLTKSQVSTVVQILDAHFGGSMIHWYLLDDPIQCRENWRSLCKIICFSLHEGKL